Proteins from a single region of Streptomyces glaucescens:
- a CDS encoding ATP-binding cassette domain-containing protein produces MIVAEHLVKEFRLAEREPGLLGSLSTLLTRRYRVVRAVDDVSFEIPAGTKTAYIGANGAGKSTTIKMLTGIMTPTSGRCTVAGLEPYRHRQRNARTIGVVFGQRSQLWWDLSVPDSFRILRRIYDIPGPVYRRNLALFRDLLDIDALGSTPVRQLSLGQRMRAEIAASLLHDPAVLFWDEPTIGLDMVLKDAVRRLVNRAHRELGTTVVLTSHDIADIAAICDSALVVDQGRVVHQGTLQALLSTAGHRSVVFDHRDGTATATVLARVEAGLPGVRATPDDGGRVRVDYPTGRYTSRQVLTFLLDHFDLADWYAPEPGLEDVLREIYGRSRAVPGHARDGSA; encoded by the coding sequence GTGATCGTGGCCGAACACCTCGTCAAGGAGTTCCGGCTGGCCGAACGCGAGCCCGGCCTGCTCGGCAGCCTCTCCACCCTCCTGACCCGCCGGTACCGCGTCGTGCGCGCCGTCGACGACGTCTCCTTCGAGATACCGGCCGGCACGAAGACCGCCTACATCGGCGCCAACGGAGCCGGCAAGTCGACCACGATCAAGATGCTGACCGGCATCATGACCCCCACCTCCGGCCGCTGCACGGTCGCCGGGCTGGAGCCCTACCGGCACCGGCAGCGCAACGCCCGCACGATCGGCGTCGTCTTCGGCCAGCGCAGCCAGCTCTGGTGGGACCTGTCGGTACCCGACTCCTTCCGCATCCTGCGCCGCATCTACGACATCCCCGGACCGGTCTACCGGCGCAACCTCGCCCTGTTCCGGGACCTCCTCGACATCGACGCGCTGGGGTCCACCCCCGTGCGGCAGCTCAGCCTCGGACAGCGCATGCGCGCCGAGATCGCGGCGAGCCTGCTGCACGACCCGGCCGTGCTGTTCTGGGACGAGCCCACGATCGGCCTCGACATGGTGCTGAAGGACGCGGTGCGCCGGCTGGTCAACCGCGCCCACCGGGAACTGGGCACCACCGTGGTGCTCACCAGCCACGACATCGCCGACATCGCCGCGATCTGCGACAGCGCCCTGGTCGTCGACCAGGGGCGGGTCGTGCACCAGGGAACCCTGCAGGCCCTGCTGAGCACGGCCGGCCACCGCTCGGTCGTCTTCGACCACCGGGACGGCACCGCGACCGCGACCGTCCTGGCCCGCGTGGAGGCCGGGCTGCCGGGTGTGCGGGCCACGCCGGACGACGGCGGCCGGGTCCGCGTCGACTACCCGACCGGCCGCTACACCTCCCGGCAGGTCCTCACGTTCCTGCTGGACCACTTCGACCTGGCCGACTGGTACGCCCCCGAACCGGGCCTCGAGGACGTCCTCCGCGAGATCTACGGCCGCTCGCGTGCCGTCCCCGGCCACGCGCGCGACGGGTCCGCATGA
- a CDS encoding ABC transporter permease: MTARLRRYVPFATSGLQSLLQYRSMFAMTAMTAAAGAAVTVFLWRAVYEGTPGRGPGGFTVAEITTYLLVAQILQVLHSNRVDDEVAAEVYRGDVAVMLVRPVSYPVMRFFACLPVVGANAVLVGLPVLGLFALIVPLSAPRPADLLLFALSTALSVLLAFCVNLLTGMTGFLTTNTWGVRMVKQSVVAFFAGQLVPIALMPGPLAALATALPFRGMVDGPLTLLLGRYDGWAGAAGLLAQQLAWVAGLSLLCAALWRAALGRLEVLGG, from the coding sequence ATGACCGCCCGCCTGCGTCGCTACGTGCCGTTCGCCACCAGTGGCCTGCAGTCCCTGCTGCAGTACCGCTCGATGTTCGCGATGACCGCGATGACCGCGGCCGCCGGCGCGGCGGTGACCGTCTTCCTGTGGCGCGCCGTGTACGAGGGCACGCCCGGCCGCGGACCCGGCGGCTTCACCGTGGCGGAGATCACCACCTACCTGCTGGTGGCCCAGATCCTGCAGGTGCTGCACAGCAACCGGGTGGACGACGAGGTCGCGGCCGAGGTGTACCGGGGCGATGTCGCGGTCATGCTCGTGCGCCCCGTGAGCTACCCGGTGATGCGGTTCTTCGCCTGCCTGCCGGTGGTGGGCGCCAACGCCGTCCTGGTCGGACTGCCGGTCCTCGGCCTGTTCGCCCTGATCGTGCCGCTCAGCGCGCCCCGGCCGGCGGACCTGCTGCTGTTCGCCCTCTCCACCGCCCTGTCGGTGCTGCTGGCGTTCTGCGTGAACCTGCTGACCGGCATGACGGGCTTCCTCACCACCAACACCTGGGGGGTGCGGATGGTCAAGCAGAGCGTCGTCGCCTTCTTCGCCGGTCAGCTCGTGCCCATCGCGCTGATGCCGGGCCCGCTGGCCGCGCTCGCGACGGCGCTGCCCTTCCGCGGGATGGTCGACGGTCCGCTGACCCTGCTGCTCGGCCGTTACGACGGCTGGGCCGGGGCCGCCGGGCTGCTCGCCCAGCAACTGGCCTGGGTGGCCGGCCTGTCGCTGCTGTGCGCCGCGCTCTGGCGCGCCGCTCTCGGACGGCTGGAGGTGCTCGGCGGATGA
- a CDS encoding ABC transporter permease gives MTRTMTRYLRLAWFLGGVGLHRLAAYRTDFVLGAGAFLVRVGIQTAVVGLVFRQVPAVGGWSYHEVLFLLGFSLLPRGLDHLFTDQLWELGRKLVQRGEFYRYLVRPVDPLFSLLSERFFHPDGLGELLVGAVLVAYAGSELGLSLTAVQWALAPALVLCGALLHTSVKLFFASLSFWTVTSMPAMYAASQVSEFSSYPLDIYHPTLRTLLTWILPFAFTAYVPSVYLLTGVTGLLGWLPLMTAGALALALTVWRRGVDRYEMTGS, from the coding sequence ATGACACGGACGATGACGCGGTACCTGCGGCTCGCCTGGTTCCTGGGCGGGGTGGGTCTGCACCGGCTGGCGGCCTACCGCACGGACTTCGTGCTCGGCGCGGGCGCCTTCCTGGTGCGGGTCGGCATCCAGACGGCGGTCGTCGGTCTGGTCTTCCGCCAGGTTCCCGCCGTGGGCGGCTGGTCGTACCACGAGGTGCTCTTCCTGCTGGGGTTCTCGCTGCTGCCGCGCGGGCTCGACCACCTCTTCACCGACCAGCTGTGGGAACTGGGCCGCAAACTGGTCCAGCGCGGCGAGTTCTACCGCTACCTCGTCAGGCCGGTCGACCCGCTGTTCTCCCTGCTGTCGGAACGCTTCTTCCACCCCGACGGACTCGGCGAACTCCTCGTGGGCGCCGTACTCGTGGCCTACGCGGGCAGCGAGCTGGGCCTGTCGCTCACCGCCGTGCAGTGGGCGCTGGCGCCCGCCCTCGTGCTGTGCGGCGCGCTGCTGCACACCTCGGTGAAGCTGTTCTTCGCCTCCCTGTCCTTCTGGACCGTGACGAGCATGCCCGCGATGTACGCGGCCAGCCAGGTGTCGGAGTTCTCCTCCTACCCCCTGGACATCTACCACCCCACGCTGCGGACCCTGCTCACCTGGATCCTGCCGTTCGCGTTCACCGCCTACGTGCCGAGCGTCTACCTGCTGACCGGCGTGACGGGACTGCTCGGCTGGCTGCCCCTGATGACCGCCGGTGCCCTGGCACTCGCCCTGACCGTGTGGCGCCGGGGCGTCGACCGATACGAGATGACCGGAAGTTGA
- a CDS encoding phosphotransferase, with the protein MIRNDDLGHLLRAAPWMPEDGRRAERFECVDHASLGSDVLLLVVTAVGGPASGRRWFVPVRPGPGGDGLQEAHGSAEFESAALDGVCAERRLPTARGGWVRFRGARLTARSVRLLPFERGWSSNVLSLVENDGTAYVHKTYRRLDETVREPELLRLMNGTGRTPDWAGDYTYVDPADGSHHPLGVFYRYTPGDGIDLPLRLSMRSLWPKVTGGPAPGDLEDAVRTHLRPLAGNLRDAGRFLAGFHRDLAARLGAGPVPPYPAREVLARATARTAALAPAGIGLPTAARTAAFAALRREAATLRGAFDAAPAGFPSGPCHGDLHLSHLLCRPREDGGWSMSVIDMSTPALGPDEAEWAAQSPVQDLVAVQRALEYFTADEAAFESARRLGVDSTETMRGALDGADGWPPGPRAVLRQVFHAADVWRAHVLRLLLGGTADDPLRRLLYLSRLLHELAYNVDHARPYHAAIDLRHALALASRAPAPTIPART; encoded by the coding sequence ATGATACGAAACGACGATCTCGGCCACCTGCTGCGCGCAGCGCCCTGGATGCCCGAGGACGGCAGGCGGGCCGAGCGCTTCGAGTGCGTCGACCACGCGTCCCTGGGCTCCGACGTCCTCCTGCTGGTCGTGACGGCCGTCGGCGGACCGGCGTCCGGACGCCGCTGGTTCGTCCCCGTCCGGCCCGGTCCGGGAGGTGACGGCCTCCAGGAGGCGCACGGCAGCGCGGAATTCGAGTCCGCCGCGCTGGACGGGGTCTGCGCCGAGCGCCGGCTGCCCACCGCCCGCGGCGGCTGGGTGCGCTTCCGCGGCGCGCGCCTCACGGCCCGCTCGGTGCGACTGCTGCCGTTCGAGCGGGGCTGGTCCTCCAACGTCCTGTCCCTCGTGGAGAACGACGGCACGGCCTACGTCCACAAGACCTACCGGCGGCTGGACGAGACCGTCCGGGAACCGGAACTCCTGCGGCTGATGAACGGGACCGGCCGCACCCCCGACTGGGCCGGCGACTACACCTACGTCGACCCCGCCGACGGCTCCCACCACCCGCTGGGCGTGTTCTACCGGTACACACCGGGGGACGGCATCGATCTGCCGCTGAGGCTCAGCATGCGGTCGCTGTGGCCGAAGGTGACCGGCGGACCGGCCCCCGGTGATCTCGAGGACGCCGTGCGGACGCATCTGCGCCCGCTGGCCGGCAACCTGCGCGACGCCGGACGCTTCCTGGCCGGCTTCCACCGCGACCTGGCCGCCCGGCTCGGCGCGGGTCCCGTCCCGCCGTACCCGGCGCGGGAGGTGCTGGCCCGGGCCACGGCCCGGACGGCCGCGCTGGCCCCGGCGGGCATCGGTCTGCCCACGGCCGCGCGCACCGCGGCCTTCGCCGCCCTGCGGCGGGAGGCCGCCACGCTGCGCGGCGCCTTCGACGCCGCCCCCGCGGGGTTCCCCTCCGGTCCGTGCCACGGCGACCTGCACCTGTCCCACCTGCTGTGCCGGCCGCGGGAGGACGGAGGCTGGTCGATGAGTGTGATCGACATGTCGACCCCCGCCCTGGGCCCGGACGAGGCGGAGTGGGCCGCCCAGTCTCCGGTGCAGGACCTCGTCGCCGTACAGCGCGCGCTGGAGTACTTCACCGCCGACGAGGCGGCCTTCGAGAGCGCGCGGCGCCTCGGCGTCGACTCCACCGAGACGATGCGGGGCGCGCTGGACGGCGCCGACGGCTGGCCCCCCGGGCCGCGCGCGGTGCTGCGCCAGGTGTTCCACGCCGCGGACGTCTGGCGGGCGCACGTCCTGCGCCTGCTCCTCGGCGGCACGGCGGACGACCCCCTGCGCCGGCTGCTGTACCTGAGCCGCCTGCTGCACGAGCTCGCCTACAACGTCGACCACGCCCGGCCCTACCACGCCGCGATCGACCTGCGCCACGCCCTCGCGCTCGCCTCCCGTGCCCCGGCCCCGACCATTCCAGCAAGGACGTGA
- a CDS encoding glycosyltransferase, translating into MTEPRMHIIETYFECCGFDHTFLQGGTSVYLWNLSRAFAARGHRVSLVTPAHGRLDDLRGRYDVEDLDYSDEYVLPLVLDPGVWHGFPAEVRLPVRTTAHRIRLEGVDLYFLSNDHLDRLPDTFYPPYSAKGRDLVFFKPLVFQVDSVRFLRRWFGEERAIVHAHEPFYHYLLPAALRDDPGKLVVSTVQSNMPITKKVYAPEVRRLLELLGSGAGVPQDPGPDPAGPDLEAVRQYQQLTHLHYEYPPDHVALYRLVLENADLIDFLSPGQLDFYASFRDTPFEALFARLPLARAVKENAHKMFVGGCAISDRWLAWDPREVDRSAVLDGLGLDPALPTFFHNARYALHHKGQLELVRAVDRVLSEGLAANFVVRCISGAPLDDPYFREVAERHRGRLHLESERVDERRVFEYASAADFCVFPSKFEMDTFLIAQGEAMACGAVPIATAQEGMAHFRHARPEPETTGLAVNRSFAEDDPLLTAALVARIREAAALWTEDPARYRELSRRATAVARQFTWDHCADLHLAAFHRLWRGEPAELPAERALRHGWFDLLKDEEITEEAAVAHGDPGAYARLAPVDAPVARRFFRAAWERADFTTCERIADRFPTAVTAGDLRQLRERCSVDGDGTLVYRLPHAERVQLVTPAPRGPAARALPDVRELRRTGPGVFQGPPPGPGARLLLTLSSGRVTWDEARHG; encoded by the coding sequence GTGACCGAGCCCCGTATGCACATCATCGAGACCTACTTCGAATGCTGCGGCTTCGACCACACCTTCCTGCAGGGCGGCACCTCGGTGTACCTGTGGAACCTGTCCCGGGCGTTCGCGGCGCGCGGCCACCGGGTCTCCCTTGTCACCCCCGCGCACGGCAGGCTCGACGACCTGCGCGGCAGGTACGACGTGGAGGACCTCGACTACTCGGACGAGTACGTGCTGCCGCTGGTCCTGGACCCCGGGGTGTGGCACGGCTTCCCCGCCGAGGTCCGGCTGCCGGTGCGGACCACCGCGCACCGCATCCGCCTGGAGGGCGTGGACCTGTACTTCCTCTCCAACGACCACCTCGACCGGCTCCCGGACACGTTCTACCCGCCCTACTCGGCCAAGGGCCGGGACCTGGTGTTCTTCAAGCCGCTCGTGTTCCAGGTGGACAGCGTGCGCTTCCTGCGCCGCTGGTTCGGCGAGGAACGGGCGATCGTCCACGCCCACGAGCCCTTCTACCACTACCTGCTGCCGGCGGCGCTGCGCGACGACCCGGGCAAACTCGTCGTCAGCACGGTGCAGAGCAACATGCCGATCACCAAGAAGGTCTACGCGCCCGAGGTCCGCAGGCTCCTCGAACTGCTGGGCTCCGGGGCCGGCGTCCCGCAGGACCCCGGGCCCGACCCGGCCGGTCCGGACCTGGAGGCGGTCCGCCAGTACCAGCAACTGACGCACCTGCACTACGAGTACCCGCCGGACCACGTGGCCCTCTACCGGCTGGTCCTGGAGAACGCCGACCTGATCGACTTCCTCTCGCCCGGCCAGCTCGACTTCTACGCCTCCTTCCGGGACACCCCCTTCGAAGCCCTCTTCGCGCGCCTGCCCCTGGCCCGTGCCGTGAAGGAGAACGCGCACAAGATGTTCGTCGGGGGCTGCGCGATATCCGACCGGTGGCTCGCCTGGGACCCGCGCGAGGTGGACCGCTCGGCGGTGCTCGACGGGCTGGGCCTGGACCCGGCGCTGCCGACCTTCTTCCACAACGCGCGCTACGCCCTGCACCACAAGGGCCAGCTGGAACTGGTGCGCGCCGTCGACCGGGTGCTGAGCGAGGGTCTCGCCGCGAACTTCGTCGTGCGCTGCATCTCCGGTGCCCCGCTCGACGACCCGTACTTCCGTGAGGTCGCCGAGCGGCACCGGGGCCGGCTGCACCTGGAGTCGGAGCGGGTGGACGAGCGGCGGGTGTTCGAGTACGCGTCGGCCGCCGACTTCTGCGTCTTCCCCTCCAAGTTCGAGATGGACACCTTCCTCATCGCCCAGGGCGAGGCCATGGCCTGCGGAGCGGTGCCCATCGCGACGGCGCAGGAGGGCATGGCCCACTTCCGGCACGCCCGGCCCGAGCCGGAGACCACCGGCCTGGCCGTCAACCGGTCCTTCGCCGAGGACGACCCGCTGCTCACCGCCGCCCTCGTCGCGCGCATCCGCGAGGCGGCTGCCCTGTGGACCGAGGACCCGGCCCGCTACCGGGAGCTGTCGCGGCGCGCTACGGCGGTCGCCCGGCAGTTCACCTGGGACCACTGCGCGGACCTGCACCTCGCCGCGTTCCACCGCCTGTGGCGGGGCGAGCCGGCCGAGCTGCCCGCCGAACGCGCGTTGCGGCACGGGTGGTTCGACCTCCTGAAGGACGAGGAGATCACCGAGGAGGCGGCCGTCGCCCACGGCGACCCGGGGGCGTACGCCCGCCTCGCCCCGGTCGACGCACCGGTCGCCCGGAGATTCTTCCGGGCGGCGTGGGAGCGGGCCGACTTCACCACGTGTGAGCGGATCGCGGACCGCTTCCCCACCGCCGTGACCGCCGGCGACCTGCGGCAGCTGCGCGAGCGGTGCTCGGTCGACGGCGACGGCACGCTGGTGTACCGCCTGCCGCACGCCGAGCGGGTGCAGCTGGTGACCCCCGCCCCGCGGGGCCCGGCGGCCCGGGCGCTGCCCGACGTCCGGGAGCTGCGCCGCACCGGTCCCGGCGTGTTCCAGGGGCCGCCGCCGGGACCGGGGGCGCGGTTGCTGCTGACCCTGTCCTCCGGACGCGTCACCTGGGACGAGGCCCGTCATGGCTGA
- a CDS encoding sugar phosphate nucleotidyltransferase yields the protein MAEPSGVRAVLLAGGEGRRMGPLGAGRLKPLVPYGGVCRLIDFSLANARASGLGEVLLLSQYEERQLMDDLHRVWNRADGFRVHFGPYDDAYRSAGDALPRELPERTWPAERGTADALIRKAGHVFGGDREQVLVLHADHVYRFDYRPLIREHRASGAALTIAYQRIERRWVHLFGMVRFNRAGRLTEFVEKPAEPTSDLVFAAFCVFDAAVLHRYLEKLDGTDWQHDISRDVIPAMLAGGEDIRGHEVVGHWEDIGTVERYHRAHLMLAAGGPRAALPVERMPRTVRPRVDRGWVADSLGVVASLVPADLVNEGRVEHSVLFPGVRVGEGARVRRSVLLPGATVSPGQDIDSAVVLENGHVQRVEDTAAVTEGTRT from the coding sequence ATGGCTGAGCCGTCGGGAGTGCGCGCGGTCCTGCTGGCGGGCGGCGAGGGGCGGCGCATGGGCCCGCTGGGCGCGGGACGGCTGAAGCCGCTCGTCCCGTACGGCGGTGTCTGCCGGCTGATCGACTTCAGTCTGGCCAACGCGCGCGCCTCGGGGCTGGGGGAGGTGCTGCTGCTGTCCCAGTACGAGGAGCGGCAGTTGATGGACGACCTGCACCGGGTGTGGAACCGGGCGGACGGCTTCCGGGTCCACTTCGGGCCGTACGACGACGCCTACCGGTCGGCGGGGGACGCGCTCCCCCGCGAGCTGCCCGAACGCACCTGGCCCGCCGAGCGCGGCACCGCGGACGCCCTGATCCGCAAGGCCGGGCACGTCTTCGGCGGTGACCGCGAACAGGTCCTGGTCCTGCACGCCGACCACGTGTACCGCTTCGACTACCGGCCGCTGATCAGGGAGCACCGGGCCTCAGGGGCCGCTCTGACGATCGCCTACCAGCGGATCGAACGGCGCTGGGTGCACCTGTTCGGAATGGTCCGCTTCAACCGGGCGGGACGGCTCACCGAGTTCGTCGAGAAGCCCGCCGAACCGACCAGCGACCTGGTCTTCGCCGCGTTCTGCGTCTTCGACGCCGCGGTGCTGCACCGCTACCTGGAGAAGCTGGACGGCACGGACTGGCAGCACGACATCAGCCGGGACGTCATCCCCGCGATGCTCGCGGGCGGTGAGGACATCCGCGGCCACGAGGTCGTCGGCCACTGGGAGGACATCGGCACCGTCGAGCGCTACCACCGCGCCCACCTGATGCTCGCGGCCGGCGGGCCGCGCGCCGCCCTCCCGGTCGAACGGATGCCCAGGACGGTGCGGCCCCGGGTGGACCGCGGCTGGGTGGCCGACTCCCTGGGCGTGGTCGCCTCGTTGGTCCCGGCGGACCTCGTCAACGAAGGCCGGGTGGAGCACAGCGTGCTGTTCCCGGGTGTGCGCGTCGGGGAGGGCGCACGGGTCCGGCGCAGCGTGCTGCTGCCCGGCGCCACGGTCTCCCCCGGTCAGGACATCGACTCGGCGGTGGTCCTGGAGAACGGACACGTGCAGCGGGTCGAGGACACCGCGGCCGTCACGGAAGGAACCCGTACATGA
- a CDS encoding carbohydrate kinase family protein, which translates to MNLPPYDVLVVGGAGVDTVVRVDDLRIPPGDSLHVPPVYDYVAHTGNGVALGFHALGLTTKFIDFLGDDPQGHAVLAAYAERGLDFSHLVSPHGTPRGVNLVDARGRRFSFYDSRHPVDLRLPRAFYLPHLERARHVHLSIVGHNRDLYEDVHRLGVTSSTDLHDWDGVNPHHRTYALASDYVFMSAAAVPDRLDEVLHGIVDEGRARFVVATDGADGCHLLVRGETKVRHFPAVRPERPVVDSNGAGDAFVTAFLHAHLEGRPVEECVLAGSVSGAFACGAAGTHTEFIDLPGLRAACARAVPAE; encoded by the coding sequence ATGAACCTGCCCCCCTACGACGTCCTGGTGGTCGGCGGAGCCGGTGTGGACACCGTCGTCCGCGTCGACGACCTGCGGATCCCGCCCGGCGACTCGCTGCACGTGCCCCCCGTGTACGACTACGTGGCGCACACCGGCAACGGCGTCGCGCTCGGCTTCCACGCCCTGGGCCTCACGACGAAGTTCATCGACTTCCTCGGTGACGACCCGCAGGGACACGCGGTGCTCGCCGCGTACGCCGAGCGCGGCCTGGACTTCAGTCACCTGGTGTCCCCGCACGGCACTCCGCGCGGCGTCAACCTGGTCGACGCGCGGGGCCGCCGCTTCTCCTTCTACGACTCCCGGCACCCCGTGGACCTGCGGCTGCCCCGCGCCTTCTACCTGCCCCACCTGGAGCGGGCGCGCCACGTCCACCTGTCCATCGTCGGGCACAACCGGGACCTGTACGAGGACGTCCACCGGCTCGGCGTGACCAGCTCCACCGACCTGCACGACTGGGACGGCGTCAACCCCCACCACCGCACCTACGCCCTCGCCTCCGACTACGTCTTCATGAGCGCGGCGGCCGTGCCCGACCGGCTCGACGAGGTCCTGCACGGCATCGTCGACGAGGGCCGGGCCCGTTTCGTCGTGGCCACCGACGGAGCCGACGGCTGCCACCTGCTGGTGCGGGGCGAGACGAAGGTGCGCCACTTCCCCGCCGTGCGGCCGGAGCGGCCCGTCGTCGACAGCAACGGCGCCGGGGACGCGTTCGTCACCGCCTTCCTCCACGCCCACCTCGAGGGGCGCCCGGTGGAGGAGTGCGTGCTGGCCGGATCGGTGTCCGGGGCCTTCGCCTGCGGCGCCGCCGGAACGCACACCGAGTTCATCGACCTGCCCGGTCTGCGCGCGGCCTGCGCCCGCGCCGTCCCGGCGGAGTGA
- a CDS encoding HAD family hydrolase has protein sequence MVTLRSGRVVWDAVPTRAPAFRLVATDLDGTLLRSDLTVSARTRRALERVAAAGAHHLVVTGRPAVACRHLLGTLGYRGLAVCGQGAQLYDAGADRLLSSQSLDRDLARDVVAKVEAELGPVELGIVTSPPESRFKVTPAFGERVRHGWDVTADRELLWSAPIDKLILHHPDVDEDRLAAVTRRLTGGEVTVVHSVKGMVEVLPAGTDKGTGVARAARLLGLTGADTVAFGDMPNDIPLLSWAAHGVAVANAHHDLRAMADEIAPGNDEDGVASVLERLFAPVEVRP, from the coding sequence ATGGTGACCCTGCGCTCCGGCCGGGTCGTCTGGGACGCCGTACCGACCCGGGCACCGGCGTTCCGGCTGGTGGCGACCGACCTGGACGGCACCCTGCTGCGCAGCGACCTGACGGTGTCCGCCCGCACCCGGCGCGCCCTGGAGCGGGTCGCCGCGGCCGGCGCCCACCACCTGGTGGTCACCGGCCGGCCGGCGGTGGCCTGCCGGCACCTGCTCGGCACCCTCGGCTACCGGGGGCTGGCCGTCTGCGGCCAGGGCGCGCAGCTGTACGACGCCGGCGCCGACCGACTGCTGTCCTCGCAGTCCCTGGACCGCGACCTGGCCCGCGACGTCGTCGCGAAGGTCGAGGCGGAACTCGGCCCGGTCGAACTCGGCATCGTCACCTCGCCGCCGGAGAGCCGGTTCAAGGTCACCCCGGCCTTCGGCGAGCGGGTCCGGCACGGCTGGGACGTGACCGCCGACCGGGAGCTGCTGTGGAGCGCGCCCATCGACAAGCTGATCCTGCACCACCCGGACGTCGACGAGGACCGGCTGGCCGCCGTCACCCGGCGGCTGACGGGCGGCGAGGTGACCGTCGTGCACTCGGTCAAGGGCATGGTGGAGGTCCTGCCCGCGGGCACCGACAAGGGCACGGGTGTCGCCCGGGCCGCGCGGCTGCTGGGCCTCACCGGCGCCGACACCGTCGCCTTCGGCGACATGCCCAACGACATCCCGCTGCTGTCCTGGGCGGCCCACGGCGTGGCGGTCGCCAACGCCCACCACGACCTGCGGGCCATGGCGGACGAGATAGCCCCCGGCAACGACGAGGACGGCGTCGCCTCCGTCCTGGAACGGCTCTTCGCGCCGGTGGAGGTCCGCCCGTGA